The window GCAGACCGCACTCTACACGACGCGACTGGGGCACGACACCGCACTCGTGGACCGCGGCGGTGGCCGCGCCGCGATGATGCTCGACACCCACAACGTCATCGGTATCACCGAAGACCAGTCGGGCAACGAGTTCCTCGCGACGGCGCGTCAGCAACTCGAAGACTACGGCACGGACATCTTCCGTGACTTCGTGACCGAGGCCGAGCAACTCGACGACGGCCGATTCCGTCTCGCCGCGAACGACGGCGAGTTCATCGCCGACCGCGTCGTCCTCGGCGTCGGGTTCAACGACAAACGCCCCGACCCGCCGCTTCCGCGCACCGGAAAAGGCCTCCACTACTGTCTCCACTGTGACGCCTACATGTTCGTCGACGAGTCTGTCTACGTCATGGGCCACTCCACGTCTGCGGCCTACGTCGCGATGATTATGCTCAACTTCACCGACGAAGTCGATATCCTCCTTCGCGGTGAGGAACCCGAGTGGTCCGACGAGACGGACGAACTCGTCCGCGCCCACCCCGTCGACATCGTCGAGGCCGAGATTTCGGGGATGAACAAACGCGACGACGGGTGGTTAGAGAGTTTCGAGTTCGAAGACGGAACCGTCCGCGAGTACAAAGGTGGCTTCGCGATGTACGGGTCGGAGTACAACACGACGCTCTTCGAACACCTCGACGTGGAAGTCGACGACGACGGGACCGTCCCGGTTGACGACCACGGCCGGACGAACGTCGAGGGCGTCTTCGCAGTCGGTGACATCACCCCCGGCCACAACCAGATTCCAGTCGCCATGGGGAAAGGTGCGAAGGCAGGCATCGCCATCCACATGGACCTCCGTGAGTTCCCGAAGAGTCTCGAAGAGATACGTGCCGAGGGTGCAGTTGCCGACGACGACGTACCCGGTATCTCGCCGGCACTCCTCGACAAAGCCAAACAGTTCAACGAGTCGCACGCGGACGACTAAGCCCGAAATTCGGCGAAAATCGGGGGTAATCGGAGTTCAGTAAACACCCATCTCAAGTTCTCCCAGACAGTATGGTCTGGCACGATGAAACGTACTGGAATCGCGACTGTCTTGGTCGCACTCCTGGTCGTCTTGGCCGGGTGTGCTGGCGGTGCGGGAACGCTGACCGAGTCCCCGCAGTCGAGCGGTGCGAGTGAGACGACTTCGTCCGGCAGTGCAGACGCCGGCGAGACGGGCACGGTGAACTTCTACGTGAGTGACGAAGAGAACGCAATCGGCGACTTCGAGCACCTCAACGTCACCATCGAACAGGTGACGTTCGTGCGCGCGGAAGGCGGTGAGGACGCGGG is drawn from Haloferax litoreum and contains these coding sequences:
- a CDS encoding NAD(P)/FAD-dependent oxidoreductase — encoded protein: MTKTDERQEYEVVVVGGGPAGLQTALYTTRLGHDTALVDRGGGRAAMMLDTHNVIGITEDQSGNEFLATARQQLEDYGTDIFRDFVTEAEQLDDGRFRLAANDGEFIADRVVLGVGFNDKRPDPPLPRTGKGLHYCLHCDAYMFVDESVYVMGHSTSAAYVAMIMLNFTDEVDILLRGEEPEWSDETDELVRAHPVDIVEAEISGMNKRDDGWLESFEFEDGTVREYKGGFAMYGSEYNTTLFEHLDVEVDDDGTVPVDDHGRTNVEGVFAVGDITPGHNQIPVAMGKGAKAGIAIHMDLREFPKSLEEIRAEGAVADDDVPGISPALLDKAKQFNESHADD